The segment CTTTCAAAGGGTGCCTTACTGCAGCGTGAACTGAACCGTCACCGTCATGATGACCGGCACCGGCACGCCGTTGAGCAAGGTCGGTGTGAAAACCCACTGCCGCACCGCGTCGAGCGCCGCCTGATCCAGCAGAGGGATCGAGCGCAACACTTTGGCATCCTTCACCGCGCCGTCGGGGCCGATGGTGGCCTCGATGATCACGATGCCCTGCACGCGCGCCGACTGCGCGATCGGCGGATACACGGGGCGCACGTCGCGAGTCTTCTGCGGCGGCTTGATGTTGCCGCCCACGCGCACCGGCGCGGCCGGGGGCGGCGGCGGGGGCGGGGGTTCGGGAATGCCGCCGGTGATGCCACCCGCGACGCCGCCGATAATGCCGCCTTCGACGCCTGACGAGCGCTCGAAGCCGGCTTCCAGCCCGGTCTCAGCCTTGATTTCTTTCGGCGCCTCGAGCGGAGCCGCGTCGGGGCTCACGTCCATGGGCGGTGGCGGCGCCTTCGCCTCGGGTGGAGGCGGGGGCGGCGGCGGGGGCGGCGGCGGCGGCGGTGCCGCCACGAACGCCATCATCGACGGCGGCGTCGGCATCATGCCGGTCGCCATCAACGGTACGATTACCAAGGCCGCGACCACCGTCGCCTGGATCAACATCGTCAGTGGCACCGTGTACCACATCTTGTTGCCCATCTTGATCGACGGATCGACGACATCACCAAACATGTCGCGTGGCACTGTTCCTCCTGCTTTCAGGTGCTGGACACGCCCCGATGGCCTGTCCCGGCACTAACCGCGGCGGTAAAAGACCGCCGATTATCCCAACGCCGAAAACCGCTGTCAACGCCGGGTCCCGTCCGAGTTACGGGCCGCTGTCTTCAATTAGACACCGGTTCCCGCGATCGGCTCCCTGAAAAAACGCCGAGGGGCCAGACCCCTGCGGCACAAAACCAGTAGGGTCTGACCCCTCTCGTAATGCCCGGCGATTCTAGTCGTGCTTGAATCCCCGCGTCAACGGCTGGATCGGTAAAAACCCATGTAATTACCGCATGGTTACCAACTGTTACAAACCTTAGCTTTCGCTTTCGATCCGCATTCCGTAGAACGACCGGTGGACGAAGAACATGCTGACCACGAAAAACACCGCCGACAGGCCGAGCGTCAGCGCCGCGCCAGTGCCGAGGTAAACGCCGAGCTCGACCGCGAGCAGGCCGAACAGCGTCGTGAACTTGATCACCGGGTTCATCGCCACCGACGAGGTGTCCTTGAACGGGTCGCCGACGGTGTCGCCGACGATCGAGGCGTCGTGGAGCGGCGTGCCCTTCATCTTGAGTTCCGTCTCGACGATTTTCTTGGCGTTGTCCCAGGCGCCGCCGGCGTTGGCCATGAAGATCGCCTGATACAGGCCGAACAGCGCGATTGAGATCAGGTAGCCGATGAAGAAGAACGGCTCGACGAACGCAAACGCCAGCGTCGAGAAGAACACGCCGAGGAAGATGTTGAACATGCCCTTCTGCGCGTAGACCGTGCAGATCTCAACCACCTTCTTGCTGTCTTCCACCGACGCCTTGGTCGAGCCCTCGAGCTTAATGTTCTTCTTGATGAACTCCACGGCGCGGTAGGCGCCGGTGGTGACCGCCTGCATCGACGCGCCGGTGAACCAGTAGATCACCGCGCCGCCCGTGATCAGGCCAAGCAGGAAGGGCGGGTGCAGGATCGACAGCTTGCTGATCGCCAGCTGGTCGGTGAGGCCGCCGGTCAGCGCCATGATGATCGCGAAGATCATCGTCGTGGCGCCCACCACGGCCGTGCCGATCAGCACCGGCTTCGCCGTCGCCTTGAACGTGTTGCCCGCACCATCGTTCTCTTCGAGCAGTTCCTTGGCCACCTTGAAGTTGACCTTGAAGCCGTACTGCTTCTGGATCTCCTGCTCGATGCCGGGGATTTCCTCGATCTGCGACAGCTCGTAGACCGACTGCGCGTTGTCGGTGACCGGGCCGTAGGAATCGACCGCGATGGTGACCGGGCCCATGCCCAGGAAGCCGAAGGCGACCAGGCCGAACGCGAAGATCGCCGGCGCCACCATCATCAACTCGCCGTTGATCATGGTCGACGTCAGGTCCAGCGACGACACCAGATAGGCCGCCGTCATCAGGCCCATGATCGTCAGGCCCAGCCAGTAGCCGCTGAAGTTGCCGGCCACCAGGCCCGACAGGATGTTGAGCGACGCGCCACCCTCCCGCGAGGAGGTCACCACTTCCTTGACGTGCGCCGAATGCGTCGAGGTAAACACCTTGACGAACTCGGGAATGATCGCGCCCGCCAGCGTGCCGCAGGTGATCACCGACGACAGCTGCCACCACAGGTCGCCGTTGCCGCCGAGGTTCGGAATCAGCAGGTACGACAACACGTAGGTGAGCACCACCGAGACGATCGAGGTCAGCCACACCAGCGAGGTCAGCGGCGCCTCGAAGTTCATCTTCTCGAGCGAGCTGTACTTGGCCTTGGCCACCGCGTTGTTCACGAGGTAGGAACCCGCCGAGGCGAGCACCATCATCACGCGCATCATGAAGATCCACACCAGCAGCTGGACCTGGACCGACGGATCCTTCACCGCGAGCATGATGAAGGAGATCAGCGCGACGCCGGTCACGCCGTAGGTCTCGAAACCGTCGGCCGTGGGGCCGACCGAGTCGCCGGCGTTGTCGCCGGTGCAGTCGGCAATCACGCCCGGGTTGCGGGCGTCGTCTTCCTTGATCTTGAAGACCACCTTCATCAGGTCGGAGCCGATGTCGGCGATCTTGG is part of the Vicinamibacterales bacterium genome and harbors:
- a CDS encoding energy transducer TonB codes for the protein MPRDMFGDVVDPSIKMGNKMWYTVPLTMLIQATVVAALVIVPLMATGMMPTPPSMMAFVAAPPPPPPPPPPPPPPEAKAPPPPMDVSPDAAPLEAPKEIKAETGLEAGFERSSGVEGGIIGGVAGGITGGIPEPPPPPPPPAAPVRVGGNIKPPQKTRDVRPVYPPIAQSARVQGIVIIEATIGPDGAVKDAKVLRSIPLLDQAALDAVRQWVFTPTLLNGVPVPVIMTVTVQFTLQ
- a CDS encoding sodium-translocating pyrophosphatase, yielding MRLLDRVGRVLGAAALVAGMAVLTAPVLLAAQPETAAEAAHHRPGGEVNIQLPDLNQGDFLGMTGHQILLSGLVVCVLGLLFGFWTYTAVRNLPVHKSMADVSALIYETCKAYLIQQGKFLLILEMFIGAVMVAYFSLTGLEPGRIAMVIIFSLIGIGGSYGVAWYGIRINTLANSRTAFASLQGKAFPVCDIPLRSGMSVGMMLISVELLFMLAILLFIPGEYAGVCFLGFAIGESLGAAALRIAGGIFTKIADIGSDLMKVVFKIKEDDARNPGVIADCTGDNAGDSVGPTADGFETYGVTGVALISFIMLAVKDPSVQVQLLVWIFMMRVMMVLASAGSYLVNNAVAKAKYSSLEKMNFEAPLTSLVWLTSIVSVVLTYVLSYLLIPNLGGNGDLWWQLSSVITCGTLAGAIIPEFVKVFTSTHSAHVKEVVTSSREGGASLNILSGLVAGNFSGYWLGLTIMGLMTAAYLVSSLDLTSTMINGELMMVAPAIFAFGLVAFGFLGMGPVTIAVDSYGPVTDNAQSVYELSQIEEIPGIEQEIQKQYGFKVNFKVAKELLEENDGAGNTFKATAKPVLIGTAVVGATTMIFAIIMALTGGLTDQLAISKLSILHPPFLLGLITGGAVIYWFTGASMQAVTTGAYRAVEFIKKNIKLEGSTKASVEDSKKVVEICTVYAQKGMFNIFLGVFFSTLAFAFVEPFFFIGYLISIALFGLYQAIFMANAGGAWDNAKKIVETELKMKGTPLHDASIVGDTVGDPFKDTSSVAMNPVIKFTTLFGLLAVELGVYLGTGAALTLGLSAVFFVVSMFFVHRSFYGMRIESES